From the Rhodococcus sp. NBC_00297 genome, one window contains:
- a CDS encoding VOC family protein produces MTETQHTETTPTVVWPALRYDDARAAIAFLVDVLGFTEAAVYGEGERVDHAELVRPGGGAVMLGSARPDSTIAGLPPGVGAVYVAVGQDELTRLHDRAREAGARIVEPLRDEDYGGQGFTCLDPEGVHWSFGTYRGHSG; encoded by the coding sequence ATGACCGAGACACAGCACACCGAGACCACCCCGACCGTCGTCTGGCCCGCACTCCGCTACGACGACGCGCGTGCCGCGATCGCCTTCCTCGTCGACGTCCTCGGCTTCACCGAGGCCGCCGTGTACGGCGAGGGGGAGCGCGTCGACCACGCCGAGCTCGTCCGCCCCGGCGGCGGAGCCGTCATGCTCGGCTCGGCGCGACCGGACAGCACCATCGCGGGCCTGCCGCCCGGAGTCGGCGCCGTCTACGTTGCCGTGGGACAGGACGAACTGACGCGACTGCACGATCGCGCGCGCGAGGCCGGCGCCCGTATCGTGGAACCCCTGCGCGACGAGGACTACGGCGGCCAGGGTTTCACCTGCCTCGATCCCGAGGGAGTGCACTGGTCCTTCGGCACCTATCGGGGCCATTCGGGCTGA
- a CDS encoding helix-turn-helix domain-containing protein yields MTAVSDGATAVPSRPLRGLVRRYEGYRLSGFAPGSHVGMPSVDLTIILPIGPPLTISRTAMADQRPGEFGALASGLGTEPVVIEHDGEQHGVQITVTPAGCRALLHVPPAELRQYIVPLEDLLGRDAARLLDGVHAATGWREAFALLDRTLCARLGRAPQPDARLERAWARTTGPTAMSVEQVAAEVGWSRRRLETAFASEYAVTPRDAVRLGRFARAHAMLRVAEPPRLAEVASVCGYFDQAHMARDWRALAGSAPSVWRANEVFASVQDERTSAATGSTA; encoded by the coding sequence ATGACAGCCGTGTCGGACGGCGCGACCGCGGTGCCGTCGCGGCCACTCCGCGGCCTCGTGCGTCGCTACGAGGGGTACCGCCTCTCCGGCTTCGCGCCGGGCTCGCACGTCGGCATGCCGTCCGTCGACCTGACGATCATTCTGCCGATCGGGCCACCGCTCACGATCTCCCGCACCGCGATGGCGGATCAGCGGCCGGGGGAGTTCGGTGCCCTCGCGTCGGGTCTGGGGACCGAACCCGTCGTGATCGAGCACGACGGCGAGCAGCACGGTGTCCAGATCACGGTGACGCCGGCGGGGTGCCGCGCGCTGCTCCACGTCCCGCCCGCCGAGTTGCGCCAGTACATCGTGCCGTTGGAGGACCTGCTCGGGCGCGATGCCGCTCGGCTTCTCGACGGCGTGCACGCAGCGACCGGATGGCGTGAGGCATTCGCGCTGCTGGACCGCACGCTGTGCGCGCGACTGGGCCGGGCCCCGCAACCGGATGCCCGGCTGGAGCGGGCGTGGGCGCGGACCACCGGCCCCACCGCGATGTCGGTGGAGCAGGTCGCCGCGGAGGTCGGATGGAGCCGTCGACGCCTCGAGACCGCGTTCGCCTCCGAGTACGCCGTCACGCCGCGGGACGCGGTCCGGCTGGGGCGGTTCGCCCGAGCGCACGCGATGCTGCGGGTGGCCGAACCGCCCCGGCTCGCCGAGGTGGCGTCGGTCTGCGGCTACTTCGACCAGGCACACATGGCACGGGACTGGCGCGCGCTGGCGGGATCGGCGCCCTCGGTGTGGCGTGCGAACGAGGTGTTCGCATCCGTACAAGACGAGCGCACCTCCGCGGCGACAGGATCGACGGCATGA
- a CDS encoding ABC transporter permease, whose protein sequence is MSPTAGGLLRAEIRRVGSLRSWWALGLPPVLIGGFASAVYAAIASSDALTGVDDANRVAALIGLYVTVGVSVLFAAVFGAVHAATDLRHGAASTTFLAAPRRGQVVAARILVSAAVGAAYAVVSVLVSVASLALFGGNTVVDDGLVIAVCLLGIVVSALWCVLGCGLGLLTGSPAIAAIVVVAWLPIGELVVIAVLSGIGAEAVAALLPGATTVAIMAADKGTDGDMLLPFSAAVIGLLLWTIGIAGAGWLRTTRRDVT, encoded by the coding sequence ATGAGCCCCACGGCAGGCGGTCTGCTCCGAGCGGAGATCCGGCGGGTCGGATCGTTGCGGTCGTGGTGGGCACTGGGTCTACCGCCCGTGCTGATCGGCGGATTCGCCAGCGCCGTGTACGCCGCCATCGCGTCGTCGGACGCGCTCACCGGCGTCGACGACGCCAATCGCGTCGCCGCTCTCATCGGGTTGTACGTCACCGTGGGCGTGTCGGTGCTGTTCGCCGCCGTGTTCGGCGCGGTGCACGCCGCGACCGACCTGCGCCACGGCGCCGCGTCCACGACCTTCCTCGCCGCGCCGCGTCGCGGTCAGGTGGTGGCCGCCAGGATTCTCGTCTCGGCCGCCGTCGGTGCCGCGTACGCCGTGGTGTCCGTCCTCGTCAGCGTGGCGTCGCTCGCACTGTTCGGGGGCAACACAGTGGTGGACGACGGACTGGTGATCGCGGTCTGTCTTCTCGGCATCGTCGTCTCCGCGCTGTGGTGTGTCCTCGGCTGCGGGCTCGGGCTGCTCACCGGCTCCCCTGCCATCGCGGCGATCGTCGTGGTCGCGTGGCTACCGATCGGAGAGCTCGTCGTGATCGCGGTGCTCAGCGGCATCGGCGCGGAGGCGGTCGCCGCCCTGCTCCCCGGAGCCACCACCGTCGCGATCATGGCGGCGGACAAGGGGACGGACGGCGACATGCTGCTTCCGTTCTCCGCTGCCGTCATCGGACTGCTGCTGTGGACCATCGGCATCGCCGGAGCCGGGTGGCTGCGCACCACTCGCCGAGACGTGACGTGA
- the infA gene encoding translation initiation factor IF-1 — protein MAKKDGAIEVEGRVVEPLPNAMFRIELENGHKVLAHISGKMRQHYIRILPEDRVVVELSPYDLTRGRIVYRYK, from the coding sequence ATGGCAAAGAAGGACGGCGCAATCGAGGTCGAGGGCCGAGTAGTCGAACCCCTGCCCAATGCGATGTTTCGCATCGAGCTGGAGAACGGTCACAAGGTGCTCGCTCACATCAGCGGCAAGATGCGGCAGCACTACATCCGCATCCTCCCCGAGGATCGCGTCGTGGTCGAGCTGTCTCCCTACGACCTGACACGCGGGCGGATCGTCTACCGCTACAAGTAG
- a CDS encoding multifunctional oxoglutarate decarboxylase/oxoglutarate dehydrogenase thiamine pyrophosphate-binding subunit/dihydrolipoyllysine-residue succinyltransferase subunit: MSSSSTTQFGQNQWLVDEMYQRFKTDPSSVDESWHEFLADYTPEQNGSGDPATDTETTTAAPASAKAAAPKADKPAAPKAEKPAAPKADKPAAAKTDKPAPKAETKPVTTAAPAKSTAAAGPAEKKSAAVPPAQPESDAPKEDTTKVLRGASAAVAKNMAASLQIPTATSVRAIPAKLMIDNRLVINNHLARTRGGKISFTHLLGYAIVQAVKSFPNMNRHFAEIDGKPNAVTPAHTNLGLAIDLPGKDGSRSLVVAAIKGCEEFTFNQFHTAYEDIVRRARDGKLTAADFSGVTISLTNPGTIGTVHSVPRLMNGQGTIIGAGAMEYPAEFQGSSEERIAEMGVGKLMTLTSTYDHRLIQGAESGDFLRTIHNLLISDEFYDQIFHGLAIPYEPIRWRRDLPTGGVDKNTRVLELIAAYRNRGHLMADTDPLMFTKDKFRMHPDLDVISHDLTLWDLDREFQVGGFHGQDKMKLRDVLSVLRDSYCRHAAIEYTHILETDQVAWLQERVEAKHVKPTVAQQKYILSKLNAAEAFETFLQTKYVGQKRFSLEGAESVIPMMDSVIDQSAEHALDEVVIGMPHRGRLNVLANIVGKPYSKIFTEFEGNMNPAAAHGSGDVKYHLGAEGNYIQMFGENDIKVSLTANPSHLEAVDPVLEGLVRAKQDMLNKGDSSDGFSVLPLMLHGDAAFAGQGVVAETLNLALLRGYRTGGTVHIVVNNQVGFTTAPEHSRSSEYCTDVAKMIGAPIFHVNGDDPEACAWVARLAVDFRQKFHKDVVIDMICYRRRGHNEGDDPSMTQPAMYDVIDTKRSVRKSYTESLIGRGDISLKEAEDALRDYQGQLERVFNEVRELEKYTPEPSESVELDQQLPAKLTTAVDKSVLHRIGDAFVNVPDGFTVHPRVQPVLDKRREMAYEGKVDWAFGELLALGTLIDEGKLVRMSGQDTRRGTFTQRHSVIIDRKTGEEYTPLHNLGSDDPGKFLVYDSALSEYAAVGFEYGYSVGNPDALVLWEAQFGDFVNGAQSIIDEFISSGEAKWGQLSDVVLLLPHGHEGQGPDHTSGRIERFLQLCAEGSMTVAVPSTPANYFHLLRRHARDGIQRPLVVFTPKSMLRNKAAVSNIEDFTDGKFHSVFDEPTYDSGDGDRKKVERVLMVSGKLYYELLAFKQKNKRDDVAIVRVEQLYPIPSRRIAEALDGYPNATEYRWVQEEPANQGAWPTFGLAFPELLPERLSGIKRVSRRPMSAPSSGSSKVHAVEQAEIIDTAFNG; the protein is encoded by the coding sequence GTGAGCAGCAGCTCTACAACACAGTTCGGACAGAATCAGTGGTTGGTCGACGAAATGTACCAGCGTTTCAAGACCGATCCGTCGTCGGTCGACGAGAGCTGGCACGAGTTCCTCGCCGACTACACGCCCGAGCAGAACGGTAGCGGCGATCCCGCCACCGACACCGAGACCACCACAGCCGCACCCGCTTCCGCGAAGGCAGCTGCGCCGAAGGCCGACAAGCCTGCTGCGCCGAAGGCGGAGAAGCCTGCCGCGCCGAAGGCCGACAAGCCGGCCGCCGCGAAGACCGACAAGCCGGCACCGAAGGCGGAGACCAAGCCCGTGACCACAGCTGCCCCCGCGAAGTCGACCGCCGCCGCCGGGCCGGCGGAGAAGAAGTCCGCGGCCGTGCCGCCCGCACAGCCGGAGTCGGACGCGCCGAAGGAGGACACGACCAAGGTGCTCCGCGGCGCCTCGGCCGCGGTCGCCAAGAACATGGCCGCCTCGTTGCAGATCCCGACGGCCACCAGCGTGCGCGCCATCCCCGCGAAGCTGATGATCGACAACCGTCTCGTGATCAACAACCACCTCGCGCGCACCCGCGGTGGCAAGATCTCGTTCACTCACCTGCTCGGCTACGCCATCGTGCAGGCGGTCAAGTCGTTCCCCAACATGAACCGGCACTTCGCCGAGATCGACGGCAAGCCCAACGCGGTCACCCCCGCGCACACCAACCTCGGCCTCGCCATCGACCTGCCGGGCAAGGACGGTTCGCGGTCACTCGTCGTCGCCGCGATCAAGGGGTGCGAGGAGTTCACGTTCAACCAGTTCCACACTGCCTACGAGGACATCGTCCGTCGTGCGCGCGACGGCAAGCTCACCGCCGCCGACTTCAGCGGCGTCACGATCTCGTTGACCAACCCGGGCACCATCGGCACCGTGCACTCGGTTCCACGTCTGATGAACGGCCAGGGCACCATCATCGGCGCCGGCGCCATGGAGTACCCCGCAGAGTTCCAGGGCTCCAGCGAGGAGCGCATCGCCGAGATGGGCGTCGGCAAGCTGATGACGCTCACCTCGACGTACGACCACCGCCTCATCCAGGGCGCGGAGTCGGGCGACTTCCTTCGCACGATCCACAACCTGCTGATCAGCGACGAGTTCTACGACCAGATCTTCCACGGTCTGGCCATCCCGTACGAGCCGATCCGCTGGCGTCGTGACCTGCCCACCGGCGGCGTCGACAAGAACACGCGCGTCCTCGAGCTCATCGCGGCCTACCGGAACCGTGGCCACCTCATGGCCGACACGGATCCGTTGATGTTCACCAAGGACAAGTTCCGGATGCACCCGGACCTCGACGTGATCAGCCACGACCTGACGTTGTGGGACCTCGACCGCGAGTTCCAGGTCGGCGGCTTCCACGGCCAGGACAAGATGAAGCTGCGCGACGTGCTCAGCGTGCTGCGCGACTCCTACTGCCGGCACGCCGCCATCGAGTACACGCACATCCTCGAGACCGACCAGGTGGCGTGGCTCCAGGAGCGCGTCGAGGCCAAGCACGTCAAGCCGACGGTCGCTCAGCAGAAGTACATCCTGAGCAAGCTCAACGCGGCCGAGGCGTTCGAGACGTTCCTGCAGACGAAGTACGTCGGACAGAAGCGCTTCTCGCTCGAGGGCGCGGAGTCCGTCATCCCGATGATGGACTCGGTCATCGACCAGTCCGCCGAGCACGCCCTCGACGAGGTCGTCATCGGCATGCCGCACCGTGGACGCCTGAACGTGCTCGCCAACATCGTCGGCAAGCCGTACTCGAAGATCTTCACCGAGTTCGAGGGCAACATGAATCCGGCCGCCGCACACGGGTCGGGCGACGTGAAGTACCACCTCGGTGCCGAGGGCAACTACATCCAGATGTTCGGCGAGAACGACATCAAGGTGTCGCTCACGGCCAACCCCTCGCACCTCGAGGCGGTCGACCCGGTCCTCGAGGGCCTGGTCCGCGCCAAGCAGGACATGCTGAACAAGGGCGACTCGTCCGACGGCTTCTCCGTCCTGCCGCTCATGCTGCACGGCGACGCGGCCTTCGCGGGCCAGGGCGTGGTGGCGGAGACGCTGAACCTCGCGCTGCTGCGCGGGTACCGCACCGGCGGCACCGTGCACATCGTCGTCAACAACCAGGTCGGCTTCACGACGGCGCCGGAGCACTCGCGCTCCAGCGAGTACTGCACCGACGTCGCGAAGATGATCGGCGCACCGATCTTCCACGTGAACGGCGACGACCCGGAGGCGTGCGCCTGGGTGGCTCGACTGGCGGTCGACTTCCGTCAGAAGTTCCACAAGGACGTCGTCATCGACATGATCTGCTACCGCCGTCGCGGCCACAACGAGGGTGACGATCCCTCGATGACGCAGCCGGCGATGTACGACGTGATCGACACCAAGCGCAGCGTCCGCAAGAGCTACACCGAGTCGCTCATCGGTCGTGGCGACATCAGCCTCAAGGAGGCCGAGGACGCACTCCGCGACTACCAGGGCCAGCTCGAACGCGTCTTCAACGAGGTGCGCGAACTCGAGAAGTACACCCCGGAGCCGAGCGAGTCCGTCGAGCTCGACCAGCAGCTGCCCGCCAAGCTCACCACCGCGGTGGACAAGTCGGTTCTGCACCGCATCGGCGACGCGTTCGTCAACGTCCCGGACGGTTTCACCGTGCACCCGCGCGTGCAGCCCGTCCTCGACAAGCGTCGCGAGATGGCTTACGAGGGCAAGGTCGACTGGGCGTTCGGCGAGCTGCTCGCACTCGGCACGCTGATCGACGAGGGCAAGCTCGTGCGCATGTCCGGCCAGGACACCCGTCGCGGCACGTTCACGCAGCGGCACTCGGTCATCATCGATCGCAAGACCGGTGAGGAGTACACGCCGCTGCACAATCTCGGCAGCGACGATCCGGGCAAGTTCCTGGTCTACGACTCCGCGCTGAGCGAGTACGCGGCGGTCGGCTTCGAGTACGGCTACTCCGTGGGCAACCCGGACGCGCTGGTGCTGTGGGAGGCGCAGTTCGGCGACTTCGTCAACGGTGCCCAGTCCATCATCGACGAGTTCATCTCGTCCGGTGAGGCCAAGTGGGGTCAGCTCTCCGACGTCGTGCTGCTGCTGCCGCACGGCCACGAGGGCCAGGGCCCCGACCACACCTCGGGACGCATCGAGCGGTTCCTGCAGCTGTGCGCCGAGGGATCGATGACGGTCGCGGTGCCGTCCACGCCGGCGAACTACTTCCACCTGCTGCGTCGTCACGCACGTGACGGCATCCAGCGGCCCCTGGTCGTGTTCACCCCGAAGTCGATGCTGCGCAACAAGGCTGCGGTCAGCAACATCGAGGACTTCACCGACGGCAAGTTCCACTCCGTCTTCGACGAGCCCACCTACGACTCGGGCGACGGTGACCGCAAGAAGGTCGAGCGGGTGCTCATGGTCAGCGGCAAGCTGTACTACGAGCTGCTCGCCTTCAAGCAGAAGAACAAGCGGGACGACGTCGCCATCGTGCGGGTCGAGCAGCTCTACCCGATCCCGAGCCGCCGCATCGCGGAGGCGCTGGACGGCTACCCCAACGCCACCGAGTACCGGTGGGTCCAGGAGGAGCCGGCCAACCAGGGTGCGTGGCCGACGTTCGGTCTCGCGTTCCCGGAGCTGCTGCCCGAGCGTCTGTCCGGCATCAAGCGCGTCTCGCGGCGTCCGATGTCCGCACCGTCGTCGGGTTCGAGCAAGGTCCACGCGGTCGAGCAGGCCGAGATCATCGACACGGCCTTCAACGGGTGA
- a CDS encoding ATP-binding cassette domain-containing protein, producing MHVTTETSPGHALEARDLTKTYGTAVAAAQIGFVVPRGSVTGLFGPVGSGTSTTLRMLLGLVQPDEGAALVEGLPYAALVEPGRAVGAVLGGGGAHPRRTARAHLRTLAPVLGVADSRVEEVLALVGLHDVAGRRVGEFSLGMRQRLALAAALLGTPRILVLDEPTDGLDPGGIVWLRDFLRGFARAGGSVLVSGHVVRELEAVVDHVVILDRGSVVFHGSIGELRGTRPARILVHSSNPAALALGLAASGHTDAVLGPDGRLVVTGVGEAVIRSTAHASGVTVHGTVVSAVDLEQIYLSLTSPVGPHPAFTGARR from the coding sequence GTGCACGTCACCACCGAGACGAGCCCCGGACACGCGCTCGAGGCGCGTGACCTCACCAAGACCTACGGAACCGCGGTCGCCGCCGCGCAGATCGGGTTCGTCGTACCGCGCGGATCGGTGACCGGGTTGTTCGGACCCGTCGGCTCCGGCACGTCGACCACGCTGCGAATGCTCCTCGGGCTCGTACAGCCCGACGAGGGTGCGGCGCTGGTGGAGGGCCTGCCGTACGCGGCACTCGTCGAGCCGGGCCGCGCCGTCGGTGCCGTGCTCGGCGGCGGCGGCGCGCACCCCCGCCGCACGGCGCGCGCACACCTGCGCACTCTCGCGCCCGTCCTCGGTGTCGCCGACTCCCGCGTGGAGGAGGTGCTCGCACTCGTCGGTCTGCACGACGTCGCCGGTCGCCGCGTCGGCGAGTTCTCTCTCGGGATGCGGCAGCGCCTCGCGCTCGCGGCGGCACTGCTCGGCACACCTCGCATCCTCGTGCTGGACGAGCCGACCGACGGTCTCGACCCCGGCGGCATCGTGTGGCTCCGCGACTTCCTGCGCGGATTCGCTCGTGCGGGCGGCTCCGTTCTGGTGTCCGGCCACGTCGTTCGCGAGCTCGAGGCGGTCGTCGACCACGTCGTGATCCTCGACCGCGGCTCGGTCGTCTTCCACGGCAGTATCGGTGAGCTCCGCGGTACCCGTCCCGCCCGCATCCTGGTGCACAGTTCGAACCCCGCCGCCCTGGCACTGGGCCTCGCCGCGTCCGGCCACACCGACGCCGTGCTGGGTCCCGACGGCCGACTCGTGGTCACCGGTGTCGGCGAGGCCGTGATCCGGTCGACGGCGCACGCGTCCGGGGTGACCGTCCACGGAACCGTGGTGTCCGCCGTGGACCTCGAGCAGATCTACCTGTCCCTCACGAGCCCGGTCGGTCCGCATCCCGCCTTCACCGGAGCTCGGCGATGA
- a CDS encoding ABC transporter ATP-binding protein, which yields MSTPDSRGWIRRLASDCFAHRRVAVGALAVTFVAAAIDIMFPLLTRAAVDGASASRTDHIATIAAAIAGLAVVRFACQFGRRLLAGALSIDVQHGLRQRLLASLHRLDGERQDEVQVGQVVSRSITDLQLVQGLLAMVPLSAGALLQFVLALGVMAYLSPLLTLVALAVVPAISVLVVRMRPTLYAATWSAQQQAAELAGHVEETVTGVRVVKGFGQESRAVDTLERIGRRLYAERLRAAVVNSRFAPGMAALPQLGLVGVVALGGWLALSGSITVGTFLAFASYVATMAAVTRTLTSVVVMAQLSRAAVERVYGVIDTRPAHEEPENPVPIPDGALGLRLRDVRFGFDPDAPVLDGLDLTVAPGETVAVVGPSGSGKSTLSMLLPRFYRPSSGSIVLTSENGDVDIADLSADDLRAAVSVAFDDPFLFSSSVARNIALGAPDASEASVRDAATRAMADDFVRDLSDGYDTTVGERGLSLSGGQRQRIALARVLLSSPRVLVLDDATSAVDARTEAAIFDRLRSGPRRTTVVLAHRRSTLALADRVAVLDRGRIVDIGTEAELDERCPLFRALMSGAGEKSEPAQDDVPADSLWPDDGASTEFASSPASRASADGAAAGGPPGPGGHMASSLGGAVPTEAVTEILARIAPADEDPRVDTAAARRDESTFTLRRTLAPVAGLLAVVMVCLAFDSAVTIAFPSIVRFAVDHGVAERSTGILAAVSGIALALVIVDWLVVRTMTVVTARAGERVLFGLRVRSYAHLQRLGLDYYERELSGRIMTRMTTDVDALSTFMQTGLSTAVVSLLTIVGVSAALILTDGVLAAVALSVVPILVVATLVFRRISARAYSTSRERISAVNAEFQENVTGLRVTQAYRHQTAAARSFLARSESYRRSRMRSQRAISVFFPFIAFLSDLALAAVVLVGAYRVADGRTSAGALVAFVLYLGLLFGPIQQLSQVFDGYQQASVGLTRIGDLLRTRSSIEQAGSSTPVSVPPRLRGDIALKDVTFRYAGAPRDALTSVDLHVPAGSTVALVGRTGAGKSTIVKLMARFYDPTTGDVVVDDVPVRSYPLGDYRRRLGVVPQEAHLFSGTIASNIAFGRPDATRADIESAARAVGALPAIATLPLGMATPVGERGRGLAAGTRQLLALARAELVDPDILLLDEATATLDPATERAVLDAGRTVTTRRTSVIVAHRLATAARADLVVVVDDGRIVESGTHENLVRSDGFYAELWETTEGRTTAASGAGHAADDGTTTPHTGEADHKGDPDTRPRTERSNLDRAVR from the coding sequence GTGAGCACTCCCGATTCGCGAGGGTGGATCCGCAGGCTGGCGTCGGACTGCTTCGCTCATCGCCGCGTCGCGGTGGGCGCACTCGCGGTGACCTTCGTGGCCGCTGCCATCGACATCATGTTCCCCCTCCTCACCCGCGCCGCCGTCGACGGCGCGTCGGCCAGCCGCACCGACCACATCGCCACCATCGCCGCGGCCATCGCGGGACTGGCCGTCGTCCGCTTCGCGTGCCAGTTCGGGCGGCGCCTCCTCGCCGGCGCCCTGTCCATCGACGTGCAACACGGACTGCGCCAACGCCTGCTCGCGTCGCTGCACCGCCTCGACGGCGAGCGGCAGGACGAGGTACAGGTCGGTCAGGTGGTGTCGCGCTCGATCACCGACCTGCAGCTGGTGCAGGGTCTGCTCGCCATGGTCCCGTTGTCGGCGGGCGCCCTGCTGCAGTTCGTCCTGGCTCTCGGCGTGATGGCGTATCTGTCGCCGCTGCTCACCCTGGTGGCGCTCGCCGTCGTACCGGCCATCAGCGTGCTGGTGGTCCGCATGCGCCCCACGCTGTACGCGGCCACCTGGTCGGCCCAGCAGCAGGCCGCGGAACTGGCCGGGCACGTGGAGGAGACGGTCACCGGTGTGCGGGTGGTCAAAGGCTTCGGCCAGGAATCGCGTGCCGTGGACACGCTGGAGCGCATCGGCCGGCGGCTGTACGCCGAGCGCCTGCGCGCCGCCGTCGTGAACTCCCGATTCGCCCCTGGCATGGCGGCGCTGCCGCAGCTCGGTCTGGTGGGTGTGGTGGCCCTGGGTGGGTGGTTGGCTCTGTCCGGTTCCATCACCGTCGGCACGTTCCTGGCCTTCGCGAGTTACGTCGCCACGATGGCCGCCGTGACCCGGACACTCACGTCCGTCGTGGTCATGGCCCAGCTGTCCCGTGCCGCGGTCGAACGGGTGTACGGCGTCATCGACACCCGGCCGGCGCACGAGGAACCCGAGAATCCGGTACCGATCCCGGACGGAGCGCTGGGGCTGCGTCTGCGCGACGTCCGATTCGGTTTCGACCCCGACGCCCCCGTGCTCGACGGACTGGACCTCACGGTCGCGCCGGGCGAGACGGTGGCGGTGGTGGGCCCCTCCGGCAGCGGCAAGTCGACCCTGTCCATGCTGCTGCCGCGGTTCTACCGACCGTCGTCGGGCAGCATCGTGCTCACGTCCGAGAACGGCGACGTCGACATCGCCGACCTGTCCGCCGACGACCTCCGCGCGGCGGTGTCGGTCGCGTTCGACGATCCGTTCCTGTTCTCCTCCAGCGTCGCGCGCAACATCGCCCTCGGTGCCCCCGACGCGTCGGAGGCGAGTGTCCGCGACGCGGCCACGCGCGCCATGGCCGACGACTTCGTCCGCGACCTGTCCGACGGTTACGACACCACGGTGGGTGAGCGCGGGCTCTCGCTGTCCGGTGGCCAACGCCAACGCATCGCGCTCGCGCGGGTCCTGCTGTCCTCCCCGCGCGTCCTGGTCCTCGACGACGCCACCTCGGCCGTCGATGCCCGCACGGAGGCAGCGATCTTCGACCGGCTGCGTTCCGGTCCACGCCGGACGACGGTGGTGCTCGCGCACCGCCGGTCGACGCTCGCGCTGGCCGATCGCGTCGCCGTCCTGGACCGGGGGCGCATCGTCGACATCGGCACCGAGGCCGAACTCGACGAGCGTTGCCCCCTGTTCCGCGCGCTGATGTCCGGCGCAGGCGAGAAGTCCGAGCCGGCGCAGGACGACGTGCCCGCCGACTCGCTGTGGCCGGACGACGGCGCCTCCACCGAGTTCGCGTCCTCACCCGCCTCCCGCGCGAGCGCGGACGGCGCGGCTGCCGGCGGCCCTCCCGGTCCGGGCGGTCACATGGCGTCGTCACTCGGCGGCGCCGTGCCCACCGAGGCCGTGACCGAGATCCTGGCCCGAATCGCCCCGGCCGACGAGGACCCGCGCGTCGACACCGCTGCCGCTCGGCGGGACGAGTCGACGTTCACCCTGCGGCGCACCCTCGCCCCCGTCGCCGGACTGCTCGCGGTGGTCATGGTCTGCCTGGCGTTCGACTCGGCCGTCACCATCGCCTTCCCGTCGATCGTGCGGTTCGCCGTCGACCACGGTGTCGCCGAGAGGTCCACCGGAATCCTCGCGGCGGTGTCGGGCATCGCGCTGGCGCTGGTGATCGTCGACTGGCTCGTGGTCCGCACCATGACGGTGGTGACCGCGCGGGCCGGTGAGCGCGTGCTCTTCGGGCTCCGCGTCCGCAGCTACGCGCACCTGCAGCGTCTCGGCCTCGACTACTACGAGCGAGAACTGTCCGGCCGGATCATGACCCGCATGACGACCGACGTGGACGCGTTGTCGACGTTCATGCAGACGGGTCTGTCGACGGCCGTCGTCAGCCTCCTGACGATCGTCGGCGTGTCGGCCGCATTGATCCTCACCGACGGGGTCCTCGCCGCGGTGGCCCTGTCGGTCGTCCCGATCCTGGTGGTGGCGACGCTGGTGTTCCGTCGCATCTCCGCTCGCGCGTACTCGACGTCACGCGAGCGCATCTCGGCCGTTAACGCGGAGTTCCAGGAGAACGTCACCGGACTACGGGTCACGCAGGCGTACCGGCATCAGACGGCTGCGGCACGCTCGTTCCTCGCCCGCTCCGAGTCGTACCGCCGCAGCCGGATGCGGTCGCAACGGGCCATCTCGGTGTTCTTCCCGTTCATCGCGTTCCTGTCGGACCTCGCCCTCGCCGCCGTGGTCCTCGTCGGTGCGTACCGCGTGGCCGACGGGCGCACCTCGGCCGGCGCCCTCGTCGCCTTCGTGCTGTACCTGGGTCTGCTCTTCGGCCCCATCCAACAGTTGTCCCAGGTGTTCGACGGCTATCAGCAGGCGTCCGTGGGTCTCACTCGCATCGGTGACCTGTTGCGCACCCGCAGCTCGATCGAGCAGGCCGGGTCGTCGACGCCGGTCTCGGTCCCACCGCGACTGCGCGGCGACATCGCGCTGAAGGACGTCACCTTCCGCTACGCCGGGGCTCCGCGGGATGCGCTGACGTCGGTCGACCTGCACGTTCCGGCGGGATCGACGGTGGCACTGGTGGGTCGCACCGGCGCCGGCAAGTCGACCATCGTGAAGTTGATGGCGCGGTTCTACGACCCGACCACCGGGGACGTCGTCGTGGACGACGTGCCCGTGCGGTCGTACCCGCTCGGCGACTACCGCCGACGTCTGGGAGTCGTTCCGCAGGAGGCGCATCTCTTCAGCGGCACCATCGCTTCCAACATCGCTTTCGGGCGTCCGGACGCGACGCGCGCCGACATCGAGAGCGCGGCCCGCGCCGTGGGGGCACTGCCCGCCATCGCCACACTCCCTCTCGGCATGGCGACGCCCGTCGGAGAACGTGGCCGCGGCCTCGCGGCGGGAACCCGGCAGTTACTGGCGCTGGCGCGCGCCGAGCTGGTCGATCCCGACATCCTGTTGCTCGACGAGGCGACGGCGACCCTGGACCCGGCGACGGAACGAGCCGTCCTGGACGCCGGCCGCACCGTGACCACCCGTCGGACATCGGTGATCGTGGCGCACCGCCTCGCGACCGCCGCGCGGGCCGATCTCGTCGTGGTGGTCGACGACGGGCGCATCGTGGAGAGCGGAACCCACGAGAACCTGGTGCGCTCGGACGGTTTCTACGCCGAACTCTGGGAAACCACCGAGGGACGTACCACGGCTGCGAGTGGCGCGGGTCACGCAGCCGACGACGGCACGACCACGCCACACACCGGTGAAGCCGATCACAAGGGTGATCCGGACACACGGCCGCGGACCGAAAGGTCTAACCTTGATCGTGCCGTGCGCTGA